A single region of the Mus musculus strain WSB/EiJ chromosome 11 genomic patch of type NOVEL, GRCm38.p6 PATCHES WSB/EIJ_MMCHR11_CTG3 genome encodes:
- the Slfn5 gene encoding schlafen family member 5 (The RefSeq protein has 7 substitutions compared to this genomic sequence), with protein sequence MSFLEDLELNFAECIQDGGKATLGVRQREEMDTTHCMKQNEIISQAVCALLNSGGGVVRVEIENGDYNFERDGVGLNLPPLFRNHLDEMLYGKLFLIYVSSWDVAASHVRLATLCSNLYHRCGTFTEVMDPEKALKFLKRVQDPRILGDSDSLNLQEAPVDDAQMILASDLFHSPQLQYLEKLNFTKSSHVEFQMFSADLSQGIRERLPKCVSALANSEGGYVFFGVHDETRHVIGCEKEKINCTNLKSTIDACIRKMPVYHFCGQNHKVQYELKFLEVYDKEALHGYVCAIKVERFCCAAFAKAPDSWEIKDNNKKPLTANDWASRMIEINPDLSSFPQMIPWKSMLNTTPCSKTVFTHKYLKCVEDLQKDYFPVSPNRITYTPESVYKDLFADYRGLRNLINMEMRCFSQGILIFSHSWAVDLGLQRRQDVICDALLISPNNVPILYTICNKWDLGNRHYSMKVARTLKQKLVNMGGYPGRLGIIPLVLPLGSHQRVRNDLEMPVYPESYNFITTQQVEALLQSLVIILFGFRPLLNEELNLESETVALLSDQQYGLLSTNLSKHREMFVHGLPGSGKTTLALMIVGKIRNVFNCQADNILYICENQSLKRFIVRKNVCQAVTRKTFMKNTFDNVQHIIVDEAQNFRTEDGNWYAKAKAITQRARDGPGVLYIFLDYFQINHLCCSGLPELQHQKPLLKLTRMLRSGDNITSYLQDIMHQIRENPPPNVPQEALMVGEELEWGPDVTGNLEITDNLNLEQMSVYVAEKCQSLWRSGYFTDVAVLFTRARDIEKCRDKLLLAMRRRSMSQLAEEPSLLVQVREGLDSLGSHVVLESVHRFSGMERSIVFGIIPMGSETAIFYNALLCLASRARTHLYIVKVVF encoded by the exons ATGAGTTTCCTGGAGGATTTGGAACTGAACTTTGCGGAATGTATACAAGATGGAGGAAAAGCGACCCTTGGGGTTAGGCAAAGGGAGGAAATGGATACCACACACTGCACGAAACAGAACGAAATCATCTCGCAAGCCGTGTGCGCTCTGCTGAATTCCGGCGGCGGAGTGGTCAGGGTTGAGATTGAGAACGGAGACTATAATTTTGAGAGGGATGGAGTTGGCTTGAATCTGCCACAATTGTTCAGAAACCATTTAGACGAGATGCTGTATGGAAAGCTctttttaatatatgtgagtTCGTGGGACGTGGCAGCCTCTCACGTGAGGCTCGCTACCCTGTGCTCCAATTTGTACCACAGATGTGGAACATTTACTGAGGTCATGGATCCTGAAAAAGCCCTGAAATTCCTCAAAAGGGTCCAGGATCCTAGGATTCTTGGTGACTCTGACTCGCTAAATCTACAGGAAGCTCCTGTAGGTGACGCTCAGATGATCTTAGCTTCTGATTTGTTTCATAGCCCGCAGCTCCAGTACCTGGAAAAACTCAACTTCACAAAGTCCTCACACGTTGAATTTCAAATGTTCTCGGCAGACCTTTCCCAGGGCATTAGAGAGAGACTTCCCAAGTGTGTTTCTGCACTTGCCAATTCTGAAGGGGGCTATGTGTTTTTTGGTGTGCATGATGAGACCCGTCATGTCATTGGATgtgaaaaggaaaagataaattgTACCAACTTGAAATCTACTATCGATGCCTGTATCAGGAAGATGCCTGTCTACCACTTCTGTGGACAAAACCACAAAGTACAATATGAGCTTAAATTCCTTGAAGTATTTGATAAGGAGGCCCTCCATGGGTATGTCTGTGCAATCAAGGTCGAACGATTCTGCTGTGCAGCATTTGCCAAAGCGCCCGATTCCTGGGAGATAAAGGACAATAATAAGAAGCCGCTAACTGCGAATGACTGGGCCTCTCGGATGATAGAAATCAACCCAG ACCTTTCCAGTTTCCCTCAGATGATCCCCTGGAAGAGTATGTTAAACACCACACCCTGCAGCAAGACCGTGTTCACacataaatatttgaaatgtgtgGAAGACCTGCAGAAGGATTACTTTCCAG TGTCACCAAACAGGATTACATATACTCCAGAGAGCGTCTACAAGGACCTCTTCGCAGATTACAGAGGACTAAGAAACTTAATAAATATGGAAATGCGCTGTTTCTCTCAAGGGATATTGATCTTCTCCCACAGCTGGGCTGTAGATCTAGGTCTTCAGAGGAGGCAAGATGTCATCTGTGACGCTCTTCTAATTTCCCCGAACAACGTTCCAATCCTGTACACCATTTGCAACAAGTGGGATCTGGGGAACAGGCACTATTCCATGAAAGTCGCCCGTACCCTGAAGCAGAAGCTGGTGAACATGGGTGGCTACCCTGGAAGATTAGGCATCATTCCCTTGGTCTTACCACTGGGTTCTCACCAAAGAGTAAGGAATGACTTAGAAATGCCAGTGTACCCCGAATCCTATAACTTCACAACCACAAAGCAGGTGGAAGCTCTGTTGCAATCTCTTGTGATCATCTTGTTTGGGTTCAGACCCCTGTTAAATGAAGAGTTAAACTTGGAGTCTGAGACTGTGGCCCTGCTCTCAGACCAGCAGTACGGGTTGCTTTCAACTAACCTGAGCAAGCACAGAGAGATGTTTGTCCACGGCTTACCTGGATCAGGGAAGACCACTCTAGCTCTCATGATCGTGGGGAAGATTAGGAATGTGTTCAACTGTCAAGCTGACGACATTCTTTACATCTGTGAGAACCAGTCCTTGAAGAGGTTCATTGTGAG GAAAAACGTTTGCCAGGCAGTGACACGGAAAACCTTCATGAAAAATACCTTTGATAACGTGCAACATATCATCGTGGACGAAGCTCAGAATTTCCGAACGGAGGACGGGAACTGGTACGCAAAGGCCAAAGCCATCACTCAGAGAGCGAGAGATGGCCCAGGAGTTCTCTACATTTTTCTGGATTACTTTCAGATCAATCACTTGTGTTGCAGTGGCCTCCCTGAGCTCCAACACCAGAAGCCGTTATTGAAGCTCACCAGAATGCTCCGCAGCGGAGACAACATAACCAGCTACCTTCAGGATATAATGCATCAAATCAGAGAAAATCCTCCCCCAAATGTCCCCCAAGAAGCCTTGATGGTGGGTGAAGAACTTGAATGGGGTCCAGATGTCACAGGCAACTTAGAGATTACTGATAACTTGAATTTGGAGCAGATGTCAGTCTATGTAGCAGAGAAATGCCAGAGTCTTTGGAGGTCTGGCTATTTCACGGATGTTGCTGTTCTTTTCACTAGAGCCAGAGATATAGAAAAATGTAGAGACAAGCTTCTGCTAGCAATGAGGAGGAGGTCCATGTCTCAGCTCGCTGAGGAGCCCAGTTTACTAGTGCAGGTCAGGGAGGGGTTGGATAGTCTGGGTAGTCACGTCGTGTTGGAGAGTGTTCACCGATTTTCAGGCATGGAAAGAAGTATTGTGTTTGGGATCATTCCAATGGGATCTGAGACGGCCATTTTCTACAATGCTCTGCTCTGTCTGGCTTCCAGGGCAAGGACACATCTGTATATTGTAAAGGTTGTGTTTTGA